The Lolium perenne isolate Kyuss_39 chromosome 6, Kyuss_2.0, whole genome shotgun sequence genome segment GCCATGGGCCAATTGTAGAAAAGCGGGGTATTGGGCAACCGAAAGTTAGTAGGATATTGGAAAAAACTAATATAAGCGTCAAGCATGTGGCATAGTATTTCATTGAATAAACTTATTACTATTATATCTTGCTATCTCAGAAACAATCTTCATAGGTCTTACACAAATTGGGATTCTTCATTTATTTTTCAATCAAATTATGTTTAGATTTGGTTCGTAAGAGAAATTATAATGTCATTACATTTTTCGGATAATTACCAAATGTCATATTGATATGAAACAAGTCAAATTTGATGATGGACCTAGCACGAACCACGCGAGGAACCTCTAATGATGGATGCTTGACTAGTAGACACCGGCTCCAACAAAAATGCATTTTTGGTCCTGGAAAAAGATTTTGGTATGCCCGCTTGGAGAAGCTTGGGCCAAGTTCTTCCATGCCAATGGCATTCCCGGGGAGACTTCTTTTAATAGGGGATGGGTCTAGAAgggcccagaagcttcatttcatTTGGTGGGTACAAGGTACAATGAGAACCTCGGAAGGAaataaaattacaacatggttccCGCTTTTCTGAAAAGGACCCCTGAGGAGATCTAGAAAAGGGATCGAGTCCATCTCGACGATTGCTGTTGAGCCTCGAATCTATGGCCGCCGAGATCGCCATCCGGACGAGACCGCTTGGGACGAGGTCGACATGTGGTGATGTGCGGAGGTTGACAAGGTCCTGCAGCCTTATGATCGTATCAGTTTCCTCTAACATCTCACCTTACAAGCCATGAAGGatacaaaaaaaaagaaatacaAACTACAAATCACAGACAAGACGCTGGTGGAAGTTTACACTCAAGTAGTGTATTTATATCCAACAAGGCAACGTTGGTACACACAAGTCACCACAATATTGTTCCACCCAGGAAAACGAGAAAAATAAAGGCCACAATCAATCGTTCGTACGCAGAGGTCATGCCAGTTTATACCAACGATGCAAACGGTATGAGCAACTGATGATTCTCCCATTCTATTCTTGCTGTCGACGCCCGACTCCCAGTTTTACCAAGCTAGGCATTACCGACGGTAATTTACCGTGGCAAAACGTAGTTTGGATTTACTATAGAGTCTCACTGACAGTCTAGACTGAAGACCACCGGGGCTGGTACACACAAAGATGAAAGATGTTCACACCAGGTCCTGTACTTTGTATCTCACTGCGTATAGAAGGTAAACAGCAATTCCAAAAGAAACTAGCATAGACAGAGCAGCTTATTGACCATGCTTCACATTCATGACATCAAACCTCTGTAGAAATATACATAGTTTGGCACGAATCTACAAGATCAGGAGTTCAGGACAGAAAGGGAACATGCTCATCTAGCAGCTTCTGATCCATACATTTCCTAGTGACTAGCTCGCACGAGATAAACCTCACACCGATAACTGCTCACACCTACGGAAAGAGCTGCGGAAGCTCGAGTTTCAGTCGTTAGCAACCAACTCCGTGTTTCCAATTTCTAACCTCTGTAGCTCTGTGCTTCCATTTTCTAACCTCTTCACTACCAGCTTCTTCTTTGGGGCAAGACCTTTGGCAATCTCCACAGAGCTTACATCCACGACGACAGTATCGTCTTCCTTGAAGTCACCCTTCAGCACACCGAGGGCTATTTCGTTCTCCACCATCTGCTGGATCACCCTCTTGACAGGCCGAGCACCGTAGTTTGGGTCAAAGCCAAGATAGCCGAGATGCTCCACAGCTTCCGGTGTGCACTGAAGGTGAATCTTCTGTTGCAGCAGCCGGTTCTTGACACGGTTCAGCTGCAAGATTGACACAATTAACAATTTGTGATCAGGTCAACCAAAACACACACTGAAATATAATCCAAACATAGTGCTGCGACTCAAGTAAATCAAGCAAAATTGCACGTAAAGGAGGATATTTACCTGTATCTCCACAATGCGATTTATCTCAGTGgagtccaatggttggaatacAATGTATTCATCTATCCTGTTCAGAAACTCTGGTCGGAATGTCTGTCGAGCTATCTCCGTCACCTGCTTTTTCATAACCTCATACACTGCATCCTTGCTGTCTGTTGTGTTTCGGAGTGTGTCCAGAATCAATGGTGAACCAATGTTCGATGTCATGATGACAACACAGTTAGTGAAGCTCACTGTTCTTCCCTGGGAATCAGTTATTCTTCCATCATCCAACAGTTGCAACAAGATGTTGAAGACATCTTGGTGTGCCTTCTCAATTTCATCAAACAGAACGACAGAATAAGGCCTGCGGCGAACAGCTTCTGTCAGTTGCCCCCCTTCCTCATAACCAACATACCCTGGCGGTGCTCCAACCAAGCGAGAGACAGCATGCTTCTCCATGTACTCACTCATATCAATCCGTATTAAGGCATTCTCAGTGTTGAAAAGAAATTCAGCAAGTGTCTTTCCCAGCTCGGTCTTGCCTACACCTGTAGGACCCATAAACATGAAGCTTGCTATTGGACGGTTAGGGTCTGCTAGGCCTGCCCTAGAACGACGGATTGCGTTAGCCACTGACTGGACAGCAATATCTTGGCCGATGACCCTCTTGTGAAGTACATCCTCTAGTAGCAGTAGCTTTTCTTTTTCTGATTGTTGAAGATTTGACACCGGAATACCAGTCCACTTGCTAACAATCTCAGCAATATCAGTATCAGTGACCTCTTCTCGAAGCATCGACTTTCCTGACTGCTGGAATTCAGTAAGATTTTTTTCGGCCTCATCCAGGTGCTTTTGTAGTGACAAAAGTGTTCCGTATTTGAGTTCAGCGGCTCGGCTCAGATCATATTCTCTCTCCGCGGCTTCAATCTCCAGGTTAACTCTGTCAATCTACCAAAGATAAAAGAGATTAAAGGTCATATTGTTCCATAGCACAAATGCAGCAAAATAGCATACACAACAGAACATGGCTGGCTCTACCTCTTCCTTAATTGATTTTATACGAGTCATCAATGATTTTTCATACTCCCACTGTTCTGAAAGGTTTTTCTGCTTCTGCTTGAGAGATTCTAGTTCAGCTTCAAGCTTGCTTAGCCTTTCTTTGGAGGCTTTATCAGTATCATTCTTCAATGAAAGCTTCTCCATTTCAAACCTTATGATTTCTCTAtcaacctcatccaactctataggTTTTGTTGTAATCTCCATTTTTAGCTTAGCTGCTGCCTCGTCAACTAAATCAATAGCTGCATGTGAAAAGAAAATTATATAAGATAAATAATGAATTAAACCCTCGCTCCCAATAGTAGTTCCATAAGTACATGCAATACCTTTGTCAGGCAAAAAACGTCCAGTGATGTAGCGATCTGATAAAACCGctgcagcaacaagagcaccatctGATATTTTAACACCATGATGCAGCTCATACCGCTCACGCAAACCACGCAGGATAGAAACTGTGTCCTCAACTTCTGGTTCACCACAGTAAACCTGCTGGAACCTACGCTCAAGAGCAGCATCTTTCTCGATGTACTTCCTGTATTCATCTAATGTTGTAGCCCCAATGCAACGGAGTTCCCCACGGCCTAACATTGGTTTCAACAGGTTACTAGCATCCATTGCCCCACCAGTGGCTCCTGCAGAAGAAAAATCAGGCCCAGGGCCGAATACTTGCAAGTCAGACATAATAACATGGGAAGACTCTGCTTGTTTCACTTATGAAATAAGTGCCAATACATGGATGTGCATATACATTTAACCTTTTTTCAGAAATAAATTGTGTAGTCACTAGTCAGAACATCAAATTCTTGCTACTTAGGGTTAGGGATCTAGATGACGGTCAGTGGGTGAGATGATAAGGAGATCCAGACACTAAGAGGGACAAGGAACGGTGAGACAGATATAATCTCACCCTGGAGCTCAAACTTCtattattttttttaaaaaaaaaacagactaCTATTTTAGGTTGCCTTCTTACTATCACAGATCACAATCTGTAGTAACGTTTTTACCTAACATATGCTTCATTATTATTTAGGTGTTAACTGCAATAAAGCTCAACACGTAAATGGCCAAGGGATACTCATAAATACATACCTGCACCTACAACAGTGTGGATCTCATCAATGAACAAGATGATTTGCCCATTAGAAGCAGTGACCTCCTTCAGAACAGCCTTAAGTCTCTCTTCAAAATCTCCACGGTATTTGGAACCAGCAAGTAATGCTCCCATGTCcaacgaaataagctgaaaaattacATATATAATGAAGTCAGAATGAATGACCAGTTGAATTGCTTGATATGATTACTTTCCATTATTGTCTTATTGCCTTTTTCAACTTAGTTCCCTTGCTAGTCACCCATATCCTCAATGAACCAAACTATTTAGATAATCCTATTTATTTAGCTCATG includes the following:
- the LOC127308100 gene encoding chaperone protein ClpB3, mitochondrial; the encoded protein is MALRAASRLSRAARATAAARRLAVEPVPRALAALAGESSAFFSTAAKVSRPAWLTPPAARLPAAGGRGLLVPPRRLFHSTPPAQYSASGSSSQIAPGEFTEMAWEGVIDAVEAARLSKQQIVESEHLMKALLEQKDGLARRIFSKAGIDNTSVLQATDDFISRQPKVSGDTSGPVVGPSIVSILDNARKHKKEYGDEFVSVEHLLRAFTADKRFGQQLFKDLKIDENELKEAISAVRGSQRVTDQNPEGKFQALEKYGIDMTELARRGKLDPVIGRDDEVRRCIQILCRRTKNNPVIIGEPGVGKTAIAEGLAQRIVRGDVPEPLQNRKLISLDMGALLAGSKYRGDFEERLKAVLKEVTASNGQIILFIDEIHTVVGAGATGGAMDASNLLKPMLGRGELRCIGATTLDEYRKYIEKDAALERRFQQVYCGEPEVEDTVSILRGLRERYELHHGVKISDGALVAAAVLSDRYITGRFLPDKAIDLVDEAAAKLKMEITTKPIELDEVDREIIRFEMEKLSLKNDTDKASKERLSKLEAELESLKQKQKNLSEQWEYEKSLMTRIKSIKEEIDRVNLEIEAAEREYDLSRAAELKYGTLLSLQKHLDEAEKNLTEFQQSGKSMLREEVTDTDIAEIVSKWTGIPVSNLQQSEKEKLLLLEDVLHKRVIGQDIAVQSVANAIRRSRAGLADPNRPIASFMFMGPTGVGKTELGKTLAEFLFNTENALIRIDMSEYMEKHAVSRLVGAPPGYVGYEEGGQLTEAVRRRPYSVVLFDEIEKAHQDVFNILLQLLDDGRITDSQGRTVSFTNCVVIMTSNIGSPLILDTLRNTTDSKDAVYEVMKKQVTEIARQTFRPEFLNRIDEYIVFQPLDSTEINRIVEIQLNRVKNRLLQQKIHLQCTPEAVEHLGYLGFDPNYGARPVKRVIQQMVENEIALGVLKGDFKEDDTVVVDVSSVEIAKGLAPKKKLVVKRLENGSTELQRLEIGNTELVAND